A stretch of the bacterium genome encodes the following:
- a CDS encoding efflux RND transporter permease subunit, translating to MISRVIEFSARNRLLVLVLTALACVYAVQTLRTVRLDALPDLSDTQVIVYTTWDRSPDLVEDQVTYPIVSGLLGAPGVKAIRGFSDFGFSFVYVVFDDGTDLYWARSRVLEYLNAIQTRLPEGVAPSLGPDATGVGWVFQYALTDPEGRHDIDELRSYQDWTLRYALQAVEGVAEVATVGGFEKQFQITVDPVRLAALQVPLMDVTNAVKASNNEAGGRLLEWSGAEYMVRARGYARTIADFEQIVVRAEAGGVPVLLRDVARVSLGPEMRRGVSDLDGKGDAVGGIVVMRQGENALNVINRVKQRLHELEPGLPAGVKVVTTYDRSDLIRRAIDTLTHELVIQMIIVSLVILVFLWHLPSAIVPIVTIPVSILLSFIPLAMAGVSINIMSLAGIAISIGVLVDGAIVEVENAYNRIHLWQAGGSKGSFHDVRLEALKEVGPSVFFSLLVIAVAFIPVFTLVDQEGRLFKPLAYSKNLVMGLAAVLAITLDPALRMMFARIQPYTFQPRFLARLATSTLIGTYHAEEKHPISRAIFRVYDPACRFVLRRPKTVILVAFALVVATVPAYLQLGSEFMPPLNEGSILYMPTTLPGISVAQALELLQTQDKVLASFPEVERVFGKAGRADTSTDPAPLSMMETTVILKPQDQWRAKPRWYTDRLPGFLLPLVRPIWPDRLSWDELVDEMDRALRIPGVTNAWTMPIKARIDMLTTGMRTPVGIKIFGPDLETLESIGGRIESLLPQVEGTRSVFAERAAGGYFVDIEPRRGEMARLGLTVAAVQEVVMTAIGGENVTAVVDGRARYAVNVRYPRELREDLGTLGRILVDTPSGAMVPLAQVADLSVTAGPAMLRDENGFLASYVYVDVAGRDIGSYVKEARQVVRDAVALPAGTTLQWSGQYENMLRVERRLRLVVPATLVLIFLLLLANTRSSFKAMVILMSVPFSAIGAVWLLYILDYNMSIAVWVGLIALLGLDAETAVFMLLFLDLSCDAARREGRVRTPAELDEAIVHGAVKRARPKLMTVTASFLGLVPIMWSTSAGSDVMKHIAAPMIGGLATSFILELLVYPAIYKLWHGRRLRAQVQAD from the coding sequence ATGATCAGCCGCGTCATCGAGTTCTCCGCGCGCAACCGCCTCCTGGTGCTGGTACTGACGGCACTGGCCTGCGTCTACGCCGTGCAGACGCTGCGCACGGTGCGCCTCGATGCACTGCCCGACCTCTCCGACACGCAGGTCATCGTCTACACTACCTGGGACCGCTCCCCCGACCTGGTCGAGGACCAGGTCACCTACCCCATCGTCAGCGGCCTGCTCGGGGCGCCTGGCGTCAAGGCGATCCGGGGCTTCTCCGATTTCGGCTTCTCCTTCGTCTATGTCGTGTTCGACGACGGCACCGACCTGTACTGGGCGCGCTCGCGCGTCCTCGAGTACCTGAACGCCATCCAGACGCGCCTGCCCGAGGGCGTGGCACCGTCGCTGGGCCCGGACGCCACGGGCGTCGGCTGGGTCTTCCAGTACGCCCTGACCGATCCCGAAGGCCGCCACGACATCGATGAACTGCGCTCGTACCAGGACTGGACGCTGCGCTACGCGTTGCAGGCCGTCGAGGGCGTGGCCGAGGTGGCCACCGTGGGCGGCTTCGAGAAGCAGTTCCAGATCACCGTGGACCCGGTACGGCTGGCGGCACTTCAGGTCCCGCTGATGGACGTGACCAACGCGGTCAAGGCCTCGAACAACGAGGCAGGCGGACGCCTGCTGGAGTGGAGCGGCGCCGAGTACATGGTCCGCGCCCGCGGCTATGCCCGCACCATCGCCGACTTCGAGCAGATCGTCGTTCGGGCCGAGGCCGGCGGCGTACCCGTGCTGCTGCGCGATGTGGCGCGCGTGTCGCTGGGCCCCGAGATGCGCCGCGGCGTCAGCGACCTGGACGGCAAGGGCGACGCCGTGGGCGGCATCGTGGTCATGCGCCAGGGCGAGAACGCACTGAACGTCATCAACCGCGTCAAGCAGCGCCTGCACGAACTGGAGCCCGGCCTGCCCGCCGGCGTCAAGGTGGTCACGACCTACGACCGCTCCGACCTGATCCGGCGCGCCATCGACACCCTGACCCACGAGCTGGTGATCCAGATGATCATCGTCTCGCTGGTCATCCTGGTCTTCCTCTGGCACCTGCCGTCGGCCATCGTGCCCATCGTCACCATTCCGGTTTCCATCCTGCTCTCGTTCATCCCGCTGGCCATGGCGGGCGTCTCCATCAACATCATGTCGCTGGCCGGCATCGCGATCTCGATCGGCGTGCTGGTCGACGGTGCCATCGTCGAGGTGGAGAACGCCTACAACCGCATCCACCTGTGGCAGGCAGGCGGCTCCAAGGGCAGCTTCCACGACGTCCGGCTCGAGGCGCTGAAGGAAGTGGGACCGTCGGTCTTCTTCTCGCTGCTCGTCATTGCCGTGGCCTTCATTCCCGTGTTCACGCTCGTGGACCAGGAAGGGCGCCTGTTCAAGCCGCTGGCCTACTCCAAGAACCTGGTGATGGGCCTGGCCGCGGTGCTGGCCATCACGCTGGACCCGGCGCTGCGGATGATGTTCGCGCGCATCCAGCCGTATACGTTCCAGCCGCGGTTTCTCGCCCGCCTGGCCACCTCGACGCTGATCGGCACCTACCACGCCGAGGAGAAGCACCCGATCAGCCGCGCCATCTTCCGCGTCTACGACCCGGCCTGCCGGTTCGTGCTCAGGCGCCCGAAGACGGTCATTCTCGTGGCCTTCGCACTGGTCGTGGCCACGGTGCCGGCGTACCTGCAGCTGGGCTCGGAGTTCATGCCGCCGCTGAACGAGGGCTCGATTCTCTACATGCCGACCACGCTGCCGGGCATCTCCGTGGCCCAGGCGCTGGAACTGCTGCAGACGCAGGACAAGGTGCTCGCCTCGTTCCCGGAGGTCGAGCGCGTGTTCGGCAAGGCCGGCCGCGCCGATACTTCCACCGACCCGGCTCCGCTCTCGATGATGGAGACCACCGTCATCCTCAAGCCGCAGGACCAGTGGCGCGCCAAGCCGCGCTGGTACACTGACCGGCTGCCCGGCTTCCTGCTGCCGCTGGTGCGCCCGATCTGGCCCGACCGCCTGTCGTGGGACGAACTGGTCGACGAGATGGACCGGGCCCTGCGCATTCCCGGCGTGACGAACGCCTGGACGATGCCGATCAAGGCGCGCATCGACATGCTGACCACCGGCATGCGCACGCCCGTGGGCATCAAGATCTTCGGACCCGACCTCGAGACCCTCGAGAGTATCGGCGGCCGGATCGAGTCGTTGCTGCCCCAGGTCGAGGGAACGCGCAGCGTCTTTGCCGAGCGTGCGGCCGGCGGCTACTTCGTCGACATCGAACCGCGGCGCGGCGAGATGGCGCGACTGGGCCTGACCGTTGCCGCCGTGCAGGAAGTGGTCATGACCGCCATCGGCGGCGAGAACGTGACGGCGGTCGTCGATGGCCGCGCCCGCTACGCCGTGAACGTGCGCTATCCGCGCGAACTGCGCGAGGACCTGGGAACCCTGGGCCGCATCCTGGTCGATACGCCGTCGGGCGCCATGGTGCCGCTGGCGCAGGTGGCGGACCTGTCGGTGACGGCCGGCCCCGCCATGCTCCGCGACGAAAACGGTTTCCTGGCCAGCTACGTCTACGTGGATGTGGCCGGGCGCGACATCGGCAGCTACGTGAAGGAAGCCCGCCAGGTGGTCCGCGACGCCGTGGCGCTGCCGGCCGGCACCACGCTGCAGTGGAGCGGCCAGTACGAGAACATGCTGCGCGTCGAGCGTCGCCTGCGACTGGTGGTACCCGCGACGCTGGTGCTCATCTTCCTGCTCCTGCTGGCCAACACGCGCTCGTCGTTCAAGGCCATGGTCATCCTGATGTCGGTGCCGTTCTCGGCCATCGGAGCAGTCTGGCTGCTGTACATCCTCGACTACAATATGTCGATCGCCGTCTGGGTCGGCCTGATCGCACTGCTGGGGCTCGACGCAGAGACGGCGGTGTTCATGCTGCTGTTCCTGGACCTGTCGTGCGATGCGGCGCGGCGCGAGGGCCGGGTGCGCACACCGGCCGAACTGGACGAGGCGATCGTGCACGGGGCGGTCAAGCGGGCGCGACCCAAGCTGATGACCGTCACGGCCAGCTTCCTCGGCCTGGTGCCGATCATGTGGTCGACCTCGGCCGGGTCAGATGTGATGAAGCACATCGCCGCGCCCATGATCGGCGGACTTGCGACCTCGTTCATCCTCGAACTGCTGGTGTACCCGGCGATCTACAAGCTGTGGCACGGCCGGCGACTGCGCGCGCAGGTCCAGGCGGATTGA
- a CDS encoding efflux RND transporter periplasmic adaptor subunit has protein sequence MNETHRDRNRARSAHARLVAGAALLALTGLLGFIAGCREGSPRADAGADAHDHGGQAEVAATAPARWLCPMHPTYTSDRQGSCPICGMDLVEAAAFAASQEGAAGGLPGLAALELDDRSVQLAGVRTQAAVVQPLRRSIRALGTVVVDETRLHSVQSRVSGWIETLSVAAVGERVSRGGPLLTIYAPELVATQEELLRARALAGVATDAETRTGAAALAEASRRRLRLLGVADDFITQLEQGGEVSRVVPLRSPAGGVVTMREAYAGMAVEPGMELLQVADLSAVWLDARFYEYEAPHVTVGRAVTVSLPQEPGLSLPGVIDYVYPTLDVATRTLRARVVLENDFGNLRPGTYADVVLEVAQGDALVIPDDAILDTGRRQVVFVANGGGRFTPREVTVGDRSDGLAQIIDGLEAGDQVVVKAAFLLDSESRIRAALMPPPGEPAAGGHSAAHTAEKPAGAVR, from the coding sequence ATGAACGAGACGCACCGAGATCGCAACCGGGCCCGAAGCGCGCACGCGCGGTTGGTCGCCGGGGCCGCCCTGCTGGCCCTGACCGGACTGCTCGGGTTCATCGCCGGTTGCCGTGAAGGCTCGCCCCGCGCCGACGCGGGCGCCGATGCCCATGATCACGGCGGTCAAGCCGAAGTCGCTGCGACAGCCCCGGCGCGCTGGTTGTGCCCCATGCACCCGACCTACACGTCCGATCGTCAGGGTTCGTGCCCGATCTGCGGCATGGACCTCGTCGAGGCCGCGGCGTTCGCTGCTTCGCAGGAAGGCGCCGCGGGCGGCCTGCCCGGTCTGGCGGCGCTGGAGCTCGACGACCGCTCGGTGCAACTGGCCGGCGTGCGCACACAGGCGGCCGTCGTGCAGCCACTGCGCCGATCCATCCGCGCCCTCGGCACTGTCGTGGTCGACGAGACGCGCCTGCACAGCGTCCAGTCGCGCGTGAGCGGCTGGATCGAAACCCTTTCCGTGGCCGCGGTGGGCGAGCGCGTGTCGCGCGGCGGCCCCCTGCTCACGATCTATGCGCCGGAGCTGGTGGCCACGCAGGAGGAGTTGTTGCGCGCCCGCGCCCTCGCCGGCGTCGCGACCGACGCGGAGACCCGCACCGGGGCCGCCGCACTGGCCGAGGCCTCGCGCCGGCGCCTGCGCCTGCTGGGCGTGGCCGACGACTTCATCACGCAACTGGAGCAGGGCGGCGAGGTGTCGCGCGTGGTCCCGCTGCGCTCGCCCGCCGGCGGCGTCGTCACGATGCGCGAGGCGTACGCCGGCATGGCCGTCGAACCGGGCATGGAACTGCTGCAGGTGGCCGACCTCTCGGCGGTGTGGCTCGATGCGCGCTTCTACGAGTACGAAGCCCCGCACGTCACGGTGGGCCGGGCCGTCACGGTCAGCCTGCCGCAGGAGCCGGGCCTGAGCCTGCCCGGGGTGATCGACTATGTCTACCCGACCCTCGACGTGGCCACGCGCACGCTGCGGGCCCGCGTGGTGCTGGAGAACGACTTCGGCAACCTGCGTCCCGGCACCTACGCGGACGTGGTCCTGGAAGTGGCGCAGGGCGACGCACTGGTCATCCCCGACGACGCGATCCTGGACACCGGCCGCCGGCAGGTCGTGTTCGTGGCCAACGGCGGCGGCCGCTTCACGCCGCGCGAGGTCACGGTCGGTGACCGTTCCGACGGCCTGGCGCAGATCATCGACGGGCTCGAAGCCGGCGATCAGGTGGTGGTCAAGGCTGCCTTCCTGCTCGATAGCGAGTCGCGCATCCGGGCCGCATTGATGCCGCCGCCGGGTGAACCGGCAGCCGGCGGACACAGCGCGGCCCACACCGCCGAGAAACCTGCGGGAGCCGTGCGATGA
- a CDS encoding TolC family protein — protein MSASETSTGDTTTGDAAAQAAAVELDSLVALALARAPGLRMREAEIAAMREDIPASGALPDPMIALSARGEDYPGAGVGTDPMAMLALEFTQTIPWPGKRGLRTAAAAARVPEMAAAREAERRLLAAEVREAWAMLYASGATVSALRQALSLFDMLEPQALTRYETGLGSQADWLALRRERAMLASEIDRELGERSAVVARLASVLDDTTVARAATAAALPPTNSSTADGASFAEVAMAEAGTETARRLRLAADREGRPDLVVGAEYGWRDSMAPMVTARVGLELPLWKGRKQDAMARAAGHREAAARLAERDALLRSRAEAGALAARREAALAAAARLRGQILPLLALTAESARARYLAGDGPADLLIEAFRDQAEARGRLAREEAAAFAAQTRLLALDGRDPVAGNGEDAR, from the coding sequence TTGTCTGCGTCCGAAACTTCGACGGGTGACACCACGACGGGCGACGCCGCGGCACAGGCGGCCGCCGTGGAACTCGATTCACTCGTGGCCCTGGCCCTGGCGCGGGCTCCCGGCCTGCGCATGCGCGAGGCGGAAATCGCCGCCATGCGCGAGGACATCCCTGCGTCCGGCGCCCTGCCCGACCCGATGATCGCCCTGAGCGCCCGCGGCGAGGACTACCCGGGCGCAGGAGTGGGCACCGACCCGATGGCGATGCTGGCGCTGGAGTTCACCCAGACGATTCCCTGGCCCGGCAAGCGCGGCCTGCGCACGGCGGCCGCCGCCGCACGCGTTCCGGAGATGGCGGCCGCCCGCGAAGCCGAGCGGCGCCTGCTGGCGGCCGAGGTTCGCGAAGCCTGGGCGATGTTGTATGCCAGCGGGGCGACGGTCTCCGCCCTTCGCCAGGCGCTTTCGCTCTTCGACATGCTCGAGCCCCAGGCACTCACCCGCTACGAGACCGGACTCGGCTCGCAGGCCGACTGGCTGGCCCTGCGTCGGGAACGCGCCATGCTGGCGTCCGAGATCGACCGCGAACTGGGTGAACGCTCGGCCGTGGTGGCGCGACTGGCTTCCGTGCTCGACGACACCACGGTAGCACGCGCAGCGACCGCCGCCGCCCTGCCGCCCACCAACTCCTCCACAGCCGACGGCGCCTCCTTCGCCGAAGTGGCCATGGCCGAGGCCGGAACCGAGACGGCACGCCGGCTGCGCCTGGCGGCCGATCGCGAAGGCCGGCCCGACCTGGTCGTGGGCGCCGAGTACGGCTGGCGCGACTCGATGGCACCCATGGTCACCGCGCGCGTGGGGCTGGAACTGCCGCTGTGGAAGGGTCGCAAGCAGGACGCGATGGCACGCGCCGCCGGCCACCGCGAGGCCGCCGCGCGCCTCGCCGAGCGCGACGCTCTCCTGCGCTCCCGCGCCGAAGCGGGCGCGCTGGCGGCCCGGCGCGAGGCCGCCTTGGCGGCGGCAGCGCGACTGCGCGGGCAGATCCTGCCGCTGCTGGCCCTGACCGCCGAGAGCGCTCGCGCCCGCTATCTGGCCGGTGACGGCCCTGCCGACCTGCTCATCGAAGCCTTCAGGGACCAGGCCGAAGCCCGCGGCCGGCTCGCGCGCGAAGAGGCCGCTGCATTCGCGGCCCAGACAAGGCTGCTCGCCCTGGACGGACGCGACCCCGTGGCCGGGAATGGAGAGGATGCACGATGA